From one Butyricimonas faecihominis genomic stretch:
- a CDS encoding SusC/RagA family TonB-linked outer membrane protein, whose translation MEKKRNHAWSCYGIAWRKMLMFTKLFGILLFVVYMFLPARGIAQEGVASKKEKSKVLQGWVYDKNHQVLPGVTVKVAGTSVGTSTNVKGWFRITLPIQRGTLEFSFIGFKKQLVNFTDKTDTLRIVLEEELMELDEVTVSTGYYKVDKRHLTSSVTTLKMDDIMQPGVSTLDQMLEGRIPGMIFMQNSGQVGAAPKIKIRGTTTLLGNTAPLWVLDGVILTDPVNVDPASINDLDFVNLLGNAISGLNPEDIEKLDVLKDASATAIYGPKASNGVIVITTKKGKVGAPSVSYSLSGTFRQRPRYTDRSVDVMNSQERIDFSKEVVRKKQVIPDLSSYVGYEAAYNDYVNGVISSDEFVRKVKFMETVNTDWLGLLMQDTYSHAHTLSISGGSENVRYYTSLGYSNEKGNLKGEENSRYSAMAKVDINYNKFIMSFSLNGNVQKKEYTPQEVGLMTYALNTARSVGAYNEDGSLMFYQRDNDLAHTYSKPFSIINERKNTDDDIQSNAISMSANIEYRLIPCLKAGMQFSYGISNFEERVYFGEKSWYAANLKKEYAPDSPNSGYLSSESEMPVGGELRLNSTKNENYSVRANLSFNKFLDKENTHQFQASVIGELSSTLYTGFAITKRGYIPERGMLFDDVNLPDSWGYLEFPNYDGWLKSNPSAKGILTHNLTRQVGLVGTLFYAYKDAYIFNANMRIDGSNKFGDRSNEKLNPIWSVSGRWNIHENLLSDKWWINTLALKASFGYQGNMSAQDSPNLIIQRKGTHWAFNELYSSIKYYPNPHLKWEKTSTYNIELEYSLFNNKLVGNFSYYYRHTTDAFMSKTVSRINGVSSYTVNQGTLNNQGFEFDINFTPIENLGAGGEKRGFVWRINPNFGSVFNQLVDKIKSKDKVLQDEIRYGDYLDGRVQVAGRPVNTFYSYKFTGLDPKDGRPTFYGTDADEIVDTDADGNEITRQKSYELMTLGDVCMEVMEHSGCREPFLQGSISNYLGWRNWGLSFNLAYSVGSKIRLLQMYGNNNSAVPAPVMNMRREFVHRWQRPGDEEYTNVPGLLDAKSYEKTKTPWWNDKPYEFAGTIWNMYDNSNVRVASGDYLKLTSLSLRYVVPEKICRKMYMKSAYLNVSGTNLFTICSKKLKGQDPSQFGSSELINISVRPTYSLSLNVTF comes from the coding sequence ATGGAAAAAAAGCGAAATCACGCTTGGTCATGCTATGGGATAGCATGGCGCAAAATGTTAATGTTTACGAAATTATTCGGAATCTTGTTGTTTGTTGTGTATATGTTTTTGCCTGCTAGAGGAATAGCTCAGGAAGGAGTCGCGTCAAAGAAAGAAAAATCCAAGGTCTTACAGGGATGGGTGTATGATAAGAACCATCAAGTCTTGCCAGGTGTAACGGTGAAAGTTGCCGGGACGTCGGTAGGAACTTCCACGAACGTGAAAGGTTGGTTCAGGATAACCTTACCCATACAACGGGGTACTTTGGAGTTTTCTTTTATCGGTTTTAAAAAGCAACTAGTAAATTTTACGGATAAAACGGATACATTACGAATTGTTTTGGAGGAGGAATTGATGGAGTTGGATGAAGTCACGGTATCCACGGGATATTATAAAGTGGATAAACGTCATTTGACGAGTTCCGTGACCACGTTGAAGATGGATGACATCATGCAACCGGGAGTCAGCACGTTGGACCAGATGCTGGAAGGTCGAATCCCGGGAATGATTTTTATGCAGAATAGCGGGCAAGTGGGAGCCGCACCCAAGATTAAAATACGCGGAACAACAACCTTGTTGGGGAATACCGCTCCTTTGTGGGTGTTGGATGGAGTCATTTTAACAGATCCTGTAAACGTGGATCCGGCGAGTATTAATGACTTGGATTTCGTGAACTTGTTGGGAAATGCTATTTCTGGATTGAATCCCGAGGATATTGAAAAATTGGACGTGTTAAAAGATGCCTCTGCCACGGCCATTTACGGGCCTAAGGCTTCTAACGGAGTTATCGTGATCACCACGAAAAAAGGAAAGGTCGGGGCTCCCTCTGTTTCTTATTCTTTATCGGGTACATTCCGGCAACGTCCCCGTTACACGGATCGTTCTGTTGATGTGATGAATTCTCAAGAAAGGATCGATTTCTCGAAGGAAGTGGTACGGAAAAAACAAGTTATTCCGGATTTATCCAGTTACGTGGGATATGAGGCTGCTTATAACGATTACGTGAATGGAGTAATCTCTTCCGATGAATTTGTTCGGAAAGTAAAATTTATGGAGACGGTCAATACAGACTGGTTAGGATTATTAATGCAAGATACCTATTCTCATGCACACACCTTAAGTATTTCCGGTGGTTCGGAGAATGTACGATATTATACTTCATTGGGGTATTCGAACGAGAAGGGTAACTTGAAAGGGGAAGAAAACAGTCGTTATAGTGCCATGGCCAAGGTGGATATCAATTATAATAAGTTTATCATGTCTTTCAGCTTGAACGGGAACGTGCAGAAAAAGGAATATACACCCCAAGAGGTTGGATTGATGACTTATGCCTTGAACACGGCCCGCAGCGTGGGTGCGTATAATGAGGATGGTAGTTTGATGTTTTATCAAAGAGACAATGATTTGGCACACACGTATTCCAAGCCTTTCAGTATAATTAATGAGAGAAAAAATACAGATGATGACATTCAAAGTAATGCGATCAGTATGAGTGCGAATATAGAATACCGACTCATTCCTTGTTTGAAGGCCGGTATGCAATTTTCTTATGGAATCTCTAATTTTGAAGAAAGGGTCTATTTTGGAGAAAAGAGTTGGTATGCTGCGAATTTGAAAAAAGAATATGCTCCTGATTCTCCTAATAGTGGCTATCTTTCTTCTGAGTCAGAAATGCCTGTGGGTGGAGAATTGCGTCTAAATAGTACTAAAAATGAGAATTACAGTGTTCGGGCAAATCTATCATTCAATAAATTTCTGGATAAGGAAAATACACATCAATTTCAAGCTTCTGTTATCGGAGAATTAAGTTCAACCCTTTATACCGGTTTTGCTATAACGAAGCGAGGATATATTCCGGAACGGGGAATGCTTTTTGATGACGTAAATTTACCTGATTCGTGGGGATACCTGGAATTTCCTAATTATGATGGTTGGTTGAAAAGTAATCCTTCTGCTAAAGGAATTTTAACCCATAATTTGACTCGTCAAGTAGGATTGGTGGGAACGTTGTTTTATGCTTATAAAGATGCGTATATCTTTAATGCTAATATGCGTATAGATGGAAGTAATAAATTTGGAGATAGAAGCAATGAAAAACTGAACCCGATATGGTCTGTTTCCGGTAGATGGAATATACATGAAAATTTATTGTCTGATAAATGGTGGATTAATACCTTGGCATTAAAAGCCTCGTTTGGTTACCAAGGAAATATGTCCGCCCAGGATTCTCCGAATTTGATTATACAGCGAAAGGGTACTCATTGGGCATTTAATGAATTGTATTCTTCCATCAAGTATTACCCGAACCCGCATTTAAAATGGGAAAAAACCTCAACTTATAATATCGAGTTGGAATACTCGTTGTTTAATAACAAGCTAGTCGGGAATTTCAGCTATTATTATCGCCACACGACGGATGCATTTATGTCCAAAACGGTGTCAAGAATTAATGGCGTCAGCAGTTATACCGTAAACCAAGGAACGTTGAATAATCAAGGGTTTGAGTTTGATATTAATTTTACTCCCATTGAGAATCTTGGAGCTGGTGGGGAAAAGCGCGGTTTCGTGTGGCGTATAAATCCGAATTTCGGTTCTGTATTTAATCAGTTGGTGGATAAAATAAAATCCAAAGACAAAGTTTTACAGGATGAAATTAGGTATGGGGATTATCTGGACGGTCGGGTACAAGTTGCCGGGCGTCCCGTGAACACGTTTTATTCCTATAAATTTACGGGTTTGGATCCCAAGGATGGACGCCCTACTTTTTACGGAACGGATGCAGACGAGATTGTGGACACGGATGCGGACGGTAACGAGATTACCCGTCAGAAATCATACGAGTTGATGACGTTGGGGGATGTTTGCATGGAAGTGATGGAACATTCCGGTTGTAGGGAGCCTTTTTTACAGGGAAGTATCAGTAACTATTTGGGTTGGAGAAACTGGGGGTTGTCCTTCAATTTGGCTTATAGCGTGGGTTCAAAGATTCGCTTGTTACAAATGTATGGAAATAATAATTCGGCTGTGCCGGCTCCGGTGATGAATATGAGAAGAGAATTTGTTCATCGTTGGCAACGTCCCGGGGATGAAGAATACACGAATGTTCCGGGTTTGTTGGATGCTAAGAGCTACGAGAAAACCAAAACTCCTTGGTGGAATGATAAACCCTATGAATTTGCCGGGACGATTTGGAATATGTATGATAATTCCAATGTACGTGTGGCTTCGGGAGATTATCTAAAATTGACAAGTTTATCTTTACGTTATGTTGTCCCGGAAAAGATTTGTCGGAAAATGTATATGAAGTCAGCTTATCTGAACGTGAGTGGAACAAATCTATTTACGATATGTAGTAAAAAACTGAAAGGGCAAGATCCCTCTCAATTCGGTTCTTCCGAGTTGATTAATATATCTGTCCGTCCTACTTATAGTCTTAGCTTAAATGTAACATTTTAA